The Mytilus trossulus isolate FHL-02 chromosome 3, PNRI_Mtr1.1.1.hap1, whole genome shotgun sequence genome contains a region encoding:
- the LOC134712345 gene encoding alpha-ketoglutarate-dependent dioxygenase alkB homolog 6-like, whose protein sequence is MDTKNLVTEAPPTIYYIPDFISSEEEQRLMSSVYAAPKPKWTQLSNRRLQNWGGLPHPKGMVAEDIPQWLKTYIDKIGRLGIFGDCLPNHVLVNEYEAGQGIMPHEDGPLFYPVVSTISLGSHTFLDFYRPISEDNQDFTSFEERYLTSVLLQPRSLILVCDDMYKTYLHGIKERTTDNVTNKVVNLSQCEGISIGETLSRKTRISLTIRHVPKTIKNKLIFGKR, encoded by the exons GCACCACCAACAATATATTACATTCCAGACTTTATTTCCTCTGAAGAAGAACAAAGGTTAATGAGCAGTGTATATGCAGCTCCAAAACCAAAATGGACACAGTTATCAAATAGAAGATTACAAAACTGGG GAGGGTTACCACATCCCAAAGGTATGGTAGCTGAGGATATACCACAG tggttGAAGACTTATATAGACAAGATTGGTAGACTTGGAATATTTGGAGACTGTTTACCTAACCATGTACTAGTTAATGAATATGAAGCAGGACAGGGAATTATG CCTCATGAAGATGGACCTTTATTTTATCCTGTAGTTTCCACAATCAGTTTAGGATCCCACACGTTTTTGGATTTCTACAGACCAATATCTGAGGATAATCAA gatttcACATCATTTGAAGAAAGGTACTTAACATCAGTCTTACTACAGCCAAGAAGTTTAATATTAGTATGTGATGATATGTATAAAACCTATTTACATGGAATAAAAGAAAGGACTACTGACAATGTGACAAACAAAGTGGTTAATTTGAGTCAATGTGAAGGAATAAGTATTGGAGAAACACTGTCTCGGAAAACAAGAATCTCACTTACAATTAGACATGTACccaaaacaatcaaaaataaacttatatttGGAAAAAGATGA